The nucleotide sequence CCAAACACGGCGTTGAACAGACCGATGGCGGTGCCCCAATGTTCCTTGGGCAGCGAGCTGATGATCGCCGCCTGTGACGGCGTGTTGAAAAACGCCGAGCCGATGCCCAGGAGCGCCAACAAAAACGCCGGCAAAAACCAGTGCGAGTCGGGCCGCAGCGCGATACCGATCAAATAGGAAACCATCGACATCAGCACGCCAGCCACCAGCAACCTCCGCGCACCCAAGCGATCGGTGAGCGTGCCGGTCACCGGCGCCAGCACCATGCTAAACAGCGACGGCGCAAGAAAGATGATGCCGATGAAAGTCGGCGATAGTTTCAAGACATCTTGCAGATAGAAAGGCGCAATGAACGATACGATGCCGTGGGCGATATTGGCGAGCAGCAAGCCAACCGAACCAAAGGCGTAGGTGCGGTTGGAGAACAAGGACAGATTGATCATTGGACTTTCGGTCCTTTTCTCGTGCACCAGAAAACGCCAAACCAAAAAGACAAACACCGCGGCCAACAGGAGCGGCGCGCCGCCCGGCATCGCATGGGCAATCTTCTGATCCATCAGCATGGTGACAACGACGGTCAGCACGATGAACAGCGTGGCGCCCCAATAATCGATGGTTTGCGTGCGGCCATGGGTCGGCGCATCGGACCGACCGGTGGTGAAGCAGAGCGTCATGCCGACGATGCTCGGCACGAATAAACAAAAGAACACGCCGCGCCAGTGAATCCAGTCGATGATCAACCCGCCCAACGGCGGCCCGATGGAGAAGCCCATTTGATGCGACATCGCCATGAGCCCCTGTGCTTTCCCTTCGGAACCCTTGGGCATGGCGCGGAAACCGAGCGTCCGCGCCGAGGACTGAATCATCGCCGCGCCGACTCCTTGCAAGAAGCGAAAGAAAATTAGCTGCAAGACATTCTGCGAGAAGCCGCAGAGGATCGAGCCCGCCGCCATGATACCCATGCCGGCGCCGAATAGTCTATTGTGGCCGTAGATGTCGCCCAGCCTGCCGGTGATAACGCCAAGGCCGATGCCCGCCATCTGATAAACGATCAATGCCCAAGAGATGCCCAGCATGTCGGTGTTCAAC is from Deltaproteobacteria bacterium and encodes:
- a CDS encoding MFS transporter, whose protein sequence is MNDEVISERSRRLTLINSIIGVTVAGISTRVFMISVPTLAVALNTDMLGISWALIVYQMAGIGLGVITGRLGDIYGHNRLFGAGMGIMAAGSILCGFSQNVLQLIFFRFLQGVGAAMIQSSARTLGFRAMPKGSEGKAQGLMAMSHQMGFSIGPPLGGLIIDWIHWRGVFFCLFVPSIVGMTLCFTTGRSDAPTHGRTQTIDYWGATLFIVLTVVVTMLMDQKIAHAMPGGAPLLLAAVFVFLVWRFLVHEKRTESPMINLSLFSNRTYAFGSVGLLLANIAHGIVSFIAPFYLQDVLKLSPTFIGIIFLAPSLFSMVLAPVTGTLTDRLGARRLLVAGVLMSMVSYLIGIALRPDSHWFLPAFLLALLGIGSAFFNTPSQAAIISSLPKEHWGTAIGLFNAVFGFGHMLGISLGGILLTLGFQYYSGLSGAAPDPANGPVFVSAMNLTYVIAFAMTIVPLWTSLQMKKAE